One Acutalibacter muris DNA window includes the following coding sequences:
- a CDS encoding carbohydrate ABC transporter permease encodes MVKRTQGEKVFAVFNALILLAVGLACVIPIWHCICCSISDPLKLSAHRGLVFHPLGTPTLKGYEQCFKNKDLIRGYGNSIIYLITGTAFGLTLTVLAGYGLSRKLMWSRPIALFITFTMMFNGGIIPTYMVVRNLGMLDTRLAIILPTAVSVFNIMVTRTSFAAIPEGMLEAARIDGAGHFRLLWSVVLPVSKSILAVVTLFYAIQIWNSWFHTAIYVTDRSLYPLQIILREIVLQNSASSETGDPNEVNVIQVLIKYCVIMMSIIPMMVLYPFIQKHFVSGVMIGSIKG; translated from the coding sequence ATGGTAAAGAGGACCCAAGGCGAAAAGGTATTCGCCGTTTTCAATGCGCTTATCCTGCTGGCCGTCGGACTTGCCTGCGTGATACCCATATGGCACTGCATATGCTGCTCAATAAGCGACCCGCTGAAGCTCTCCGCCCACCGGGGGCTGGTGTTCCATCCGCTGGGCACGCCCACACTGAAGGGCTATGAGCAGTGCTTTAAGAATAAGGACCTGATACGCGGCTACGGCAACTCCATAATATACCTGATAACCGGCACGGCCTTCGGCCTGACCCTGACAGTGCTGGCGGGGTACGGGCTGTCAAGAAAGCTCATGTGGTCAAGGCCCATAGCGTTGTTTATAACCTTCACCATGATGTTCAACGGCGGGATAATCCCCACATACATGGTGGTGCGCAACCTGGGTATGCTGGACACAAGGCTTGCCATAATACTGCCCACCGCCGTGTCCGTGTTCAACATAATGGTGACGCGTACCTCCTTTGCCGCCATACCCGAGGGGATGCTGGAGGCCGCAAGGATAGACGGAGCGGGGCATTTCCGCCTCCTCTGGAGCGTGGTGCTGCCGGTGTCAAAATCTATATTGGCTGTTGTGACTTTGTTCTATGCCATACAGATCTGGAACTCATGGTTCCACACGGCCATATATGTCACCGACCGCAGCCTTTACCCCTTACAGATAATTCTTCGGGAGATAGTGCTCCAGAACAGCGCCAGCAGCGAGACTGGGGATCCCAATGAGGTGAACGTGATACAGGTGCTGATAAAATACTGCGTCATAATGATGTCTATAATACCCATGATGGTGCTGTACCCTTTTATACAGAAACATTTTGTGTCCGGGGTAATGATAGGCTCCATCAAGGGCTGA
- a CDS encoding ABC transporter permease — protein sequence MNIGKGLLGSQWVGFKNFTDFFGSYYFTRLLGNTLALSVYDLCVSFPASIIFALLLNKVHNRLFKRTIQTISYLPYFISMVVVCGLVKTFTESGGAISLISQALGGPSELISNAGAFRSIVVGSNLWQNLGYGSIIYISALGSIDTELYEAARIDGAGRWKQTLHITLPGIISTIMIMLIMRMGQLMTVNYQKIILLYSPAVYTTGDVISTFVYRKGLLENNYSYAAAVDLFNSAINTLILVSANTLSRKYTETSLF from the coding sequence TTGAACATCGGCAAGGGACTCCTGGGCAGCCAGTGGGTGGGCTTTAAGAATTTTACAGACTTCTTCGGCAGCTATTATTTCACCCGCCTGCTGGGGAACACACTGGCGCTGAGCGTCTATGACCTGTGCGTGTCCTTCCCGGCGTCCATAATCTTCGCCCTGCTTTTAAACAAGGTACATAACCGCCTGTTCAAGCGCACCATACAGACCATCTCATATCTGCCGTATTTTATCTCCATGGTGGTGGTCTGCGGGCTGGTGAAGACCTTCACGGAGTCCGGCGGGGCCATATCCCTTATCTCCCAGGCATTGGGAGGACCCTCTGAGCTCATATCCAACGCCGGGGCCTTCCGCTCCATAGTGGTGGGCTCTAACCTCTGGCAGAACCTGGGATACGGATCTATCATCTACATCTCGGCTCTCGGCAGCATAGACACGGAGCTGTACGAGGCCGCCAGGATAGACGGAGCAGGGCGCTGGAAACAGACGCTACATATCACGCTGCCCGGTATAATCTCCACTATCATGATAATGCTCATCATGCGCATGGGCCAGCTGATGACGGTGAACTACCAGAAGATAATCCTGCTGTACAGCCCGGCAGTGTATACCACCGGCGACGTGATATCTACCTTTGTGTACCGCAAGGGCCTGCTGGAGAACAACTACTCCTATGCGGCGGCAGTGGACCTGTTCAACTCGGCGATAAACACGCTGATACTTGTAAGTGCCAACACCCTGAGCCGTAAATACACGGAAACCAGCCTGTTCTAG